The Christiangramia flava JLT2011 region CAGGGTTCCAGAACCATTTTGGCAAGTCCGTTAACTGCTGCTGCGACAGCCGTTGCAGGAAAACTTGTTGATTTTACCAAAAGCCTGAATTAAAATGGAAAAGTTTACAACACTTACAGATACAGTCGTGCCTTTAGACATGGAAAATGTGGATACCGATCAGATCATTCCTGCTCGATTTCTAAAGGCTACCGATAAAGCCGGATTTGGTGATAATCTTTTCCGGGACTGGAGATTCAACAAAGACGGTTCAGTAAATGAAGAATTTGCTTTGAACGATCCAACTTATAAAGGCTCCATTCTGGTTGCAGGAAATAACTTTGGCTGTGGTTCCAGCAGGGAACACGCCGCCTGGGCGATCAAAGGATATGGCTTTAAGGTAGTGGTTTCGAGCTATTTCGCGGATATCTTTAAAGGAAATGCCCTGAATAATGGACTTTTACCGGTACAGGTGAGCGAAGATTTTCTTCAGGATATATTTACTGCGGTGACGGCAAATCCTTCCGAAGAAATTAAGGTAGACCTTGAGAACCAAGAGATCGAAATTACCGGAACCGGTGAAAAAGAATCCTTTAAAATTGACCCTTATAAAAAAACCTGTTTGATCAATGGGTACGACGATATCGACTTCCTGGTGAGCAAACTGGATGCTATAAAGAATTATGAAAAAGAAAAAAGCAGCTCTGAAAAGCTGGAAAAAACTGTTTAAAACCCTACTAGAATGAAGTTGAATATAGCTGTTCTTCCCGGAGACGGGATTGGTCCTGAAATCGTACAGCAATCAGTAAAAGTGTTGACAGCCGTAGCAGATCGATTTGATCATGATTTCTATTTTGAAGAAGCTGTGGTCGGTGCGGCAGCAATAGATTTGTTGGGGAATCCGCTGCCGGATGCCACTTTGGAATTATGTAAGAATTCTGATGCTGTACTTTTCGGGGCAATTGGAGATCCAAAATACGACAACGATCCTTCCGCAAAAGTGCGACCGGAACAGGGTTTATTGAAATTAAGGAAAGAACTGGGCTTATTTGCCAATATCAGGCCGGTCAAGGCTTACGATGCGCTAATTGACCGTTCTCCATTAAAAGCTGAAAATATTAAAGGTGCCGATATGGTCATTTTTCGGGAATTGACAGGAGGAATCTACTTTGGTGAAAAAAGCACCAGTAAAGATGGGCAGACTGCATCAGATCTTTGCACCTATTCTGTAACTGAAATTGAGCGCATTGCGCGCCTGGCTTTCGAGGCTGCAAAAACCAGAGGTAAAAAAGTGACGCTGGTAGACAAAGCCAACGTTCTGGAAACCTCCCGTTTGTGGCGCAAAACCGTGACAACTCTTGCTGAAAAGGAGTTTCCTGAAATCGACCTGGATTTTCTTTTTGTAGACAACGCTGCGATGCAGATGATCTTAAATCCGAAACAGTTTGATGTGATCCTTACTGAAAATATGTTCGGAGATATCATTTCAGATGAAGCCAGTGTGATTGGAGGAAGTATCGGATTGTTAGAATCTGCTTCCGTAGGAGCTGAAGTAGCTTTATTCGAGCCGATTCACGGTTCTTATCCGCAAGCGGCCGGAAAAGGAATTGCAAACCCGGTAGCATCCATTCTTTCGGCGGCTATGTTGCTGGAAAATTTTGGATTGAATGCTGAAGCCCTATCAATTCGCAAAGCAGTGGAAATGAGTATAGCACTAAATGTGTGTACTCCAGATATTAATAAAGACAATCATTATTCAACGTCTAAAGTTGGAGACTTTTTGGAAAGTGTGATCAGTGATACGGAAAATCACATGATCAACAACGAAAATCTCAATTTTGGGCAAATGACGATAATTTAAATTTTGTTCATTTATGTTTTGACCTCCTGATTGTCTTCGGACTTTCAGGAGGTTTTTTTATGACATCTTTTTCCGAATCTCTTCCAGGGCGAGGTTGTCCTTACTCCCCAAATGTGTATGCTCCTTTAGCGCAACAGGCTCATAGGTATTATTCTGAACCTGCCCCCCTATCTCCTTATAAGCATCACGAAACGACTGACCCTGCATTACAAGGTCATTAATACTGTCAACTGTAAAGAGGTATTTATATTTTTCGTCGGAAAGGCTTATGTCATTTACTTCGATCTGGGCGATGGAATGGGAGAAAATATCCAGAATCTCTTTCATATTTTCTACGGAATAAATACTGTTCTCTTTTATAAGCTGATAATCTCGGTGATAACCACTAGGCAGGTTATTGGTGATCAGGATCATTTCATTGGAAATTGACTGAAGTTTATTGCATTTTCCTCTAATCAATTCAAAAACATCCGGGTTCTTCTTATGCGGCATGATGCTCGAACCGGTCGTTAACTCATCAGGAAAAGAGATAAAACTGAAATTCTGGCTCATATACAGGCAGATATCCATCGCAAATCGCGATAAGGTATTGGCTATAGAAGTAATATTAGAGGTCACAGTTCGCTCACACTTCCCACGGCTCATTTGTGCCGCAACAACATTGTATTTCAGTGTAGCAAACCCAAGTTCGTCTGTCGTGAATTGCCTGTCAATAGGAAAAGATGAGCCATAACCTGCAGCCGAACCAAGCGGATTCTGATCTACCACCTTCATCCCGGCTTCCAGTAAATACAAATCGTCGATCAGGATTTCAGCATAAGCCGAAAACCATAGTCCAAAAGAAGACGGCATCGCAACCTGTAAATGCGTATATCCCGGAAGAACCTTTTCCTTATGTTCTTCAGCAAGATCCAAAAGAATGCTGATCAGGTTTTTGGTTTTTGCGATGATCTCCTGCAAATTGTCCTTAAAATATAATTGCATCGCAACAAGAACCTGGTCATTTCGGGAACGTGCAGTATGAATCTTTTTCCCGGTGTAACCCAGTATTTGAGTCAGTTCATATTCGATCTTGGAATGAACATCTTCAAAATCCTTTTCGATCACAAAATTGCCATTTTGCAGCTGTTGTTTCAGATTATCAATTTCAGCCACAAGATCTTCAACTTCTTTTTCAGAAAGTATCCCGACTTTCCCAAGCATTTTAGCATGCGCTTCCGAAGCCGTTAGATCATATTCTGCCAGAAACATATCCAGTTCACGATCATTACCAACCGTAAACTTTTCGATCTTTTTATCTATGGAAATACCTTTATCCCAGAGTTTCATAATTTTTTGGTTTTAGTCAGAGCCATCCTGAACTAGTTTAATAAATTCAGCCTGACGTAATTTTATTGTTTAACTGAGTCTGTCGAAGCTTATAAAAGTTACCTCTCTAATGCTTTTTCAAGCAGTTTGATATATTTTTCAATGCCTTCCTCGATCTCTTTCACATAAATGAATTCATCTGCGGAATGTGATCTGGTTGAATCGCCCGGCCCTAATTTAAGCGACGGACAACTGAGCATTGCCTGATCTGAAAGTGTAGGCGATCCGTAAGTTTCCATGCCTAGTTCAATCCCGGCTTTCACCAGAATATGATCCTTTGGAATCGATGAGGAATTTAAGCGTAATGACCTTGGTACAATTTCATCAACAGGCGCCTGTTTTTGTAAAATTTCGGCGACTTCAGCATTGGAATACTTGTCATTTACCCGAACGTCTATTACCAGGTCTACATCTGCCGGAACTACATTATGCTGGGTTCCCGCTTTGATCTGGGTGACGGTGAGTTTTACCTCTCCAAGAACTTCGGAAATTTGCGGAAAACTGAAGTTTTCAAACCATTGTAACGCCTTAGCTGATTTATAAATACAGTTATTATCGTTCGGATGTGCGGCATGAGAAGGTGTTCCTTTCACTTTCGCGTCGAAAACAACCAGTCCTTTTTCAGCAATTGCCAGATTCATCAACGTTGGTTCTCCCACGATTGCCACATCAATTTTTGGCATAATTGGAAGCATACAGGCTATCCCGTTCTTGCCATTGGTCTCCTCTTCCGCAGTTCCAGCGAAAATGATGTTGTAATCCAGCTCATCATACTGATAAAACCAGGTAAAAGTTGCCAGTAAGGAAACCAGACAGCCCCCGGCATCATTACTACCTAGCCCGAATAATTTCCCGTCGATTATTTCCGCTTTAAAAGGGTCGCGAGTATAACCTTTATTGGGACGGACCGTATCGTGATGGGAATTGAGTAACAAGGTGGGTTTTGAATCATCAAAATGATCGTTTTTTGCCCAAACATTGTTCAAATGTCTTTCATATTGAATTCCGAAGTCCTGCATCCAGTTTTCAAGCAGTTGTGCTGTGTGTTCTTCTTCACCGGAAAAGGATTGGGTCTGAATCAAATCTTTCAGCAATTCATTAGCTTTCTGCTGTAATTCTTCTAATTTCATGAACTTAGTATTTTGGTATGTTTGGATTCTGGTCGAAGTAAATGCATATCGCCTAATCTTACAGTTTGTACACCTTTCTCTATTGCCTGGAAACAATTATGTAGTTTGGGCAGCATTCCGTCGCTGATGACCTTCTGCTCGAGTAAGCTCTGATATTCCTCTGCATCAATCTTCTCAATGATCGAAGTTTCATTATCGATATCCGCCAGAACACCTTTCTTTTCAAAACAATATAGCAGCTCCGTTTCCATTTCCTTACTCATCGCCACAGCAATTTCCGAAGCTACAGAATCAGCATTTGTATTGAACAACTCCCCGGTTTCGCTATAAGAAATTGCGGAAAAAACCGGCGTGATACCTTGCTCCAAGAGATTCAGAATAAATTCTGAATTGATATTTTCAATATCCCCCACGAATCCGAAGTCGATTTCTTTTACAGGACGTTTTTTAGATACAATGGCTTTTCCATCGGCACCACATAACCCAATAGCATTCACATTTCTATTCTGAAGTTTGGCGACGATATTCTTATTTATCAATCCACCATAAACCATGGTAATCACTGCCATAGAATTTTCATCGGTAATTCTCCTGCCATCAACCATTTTGGTTTCATAACCTAGTTTTCCGGCGATTTCGGTTGCCATGTTTCCACCGCCATGAACCAGGATTTTTGGTCCTTTCAATTTGGCGAAATCATTCAGAAAATCTGCAAGTTTTCCCTCATCTTCAATGAGCTTCCCTCCTATTTTTATGACCTTCAGCTGTTTCATTTAATCAAGATTTTCCAGAATTCGTTTCATCACAGCCTGCGCTGCAAAAGTCCTGTTTCCAGCTTGTTGCAGAACCACAGCATTCGGACTATCTAAAACATCATCTGCGATCACCACGTTTCTACGAACTGGCAAACAATGCATCACCTTCGCGTTATTGGTATGTTTTAATTTCTGCTGATTGAAGGTCCAGTCTTTTTCCGTAGACAATACTTTTCCGTAGTTTTCATAACTACTCCAGTTCTTCACATACACAAAATCGGCATCTTTCAAGGCTTCTTCCTGGTCATGGATCACTTTAACATCACCGGTTACTTTCGGATTCAGATCGTATCCTTTTGGATTGGTGATCACAAAGTCAACATCGATCTTCTGCATGATCTCGGCAAAAGAATTCGGGACCGATTGTGGTAATGCCTTGGTATGCGGCGCCCAGGTAAGTACCACTTTTGGTTTTGGTTTGTCCTTCAGCTCTGTGATCGTTATCGCATCGGTCAATGCCTGTAAAGGGTGACCGGTAGCGCTTTCAAGGTTAATTACCGGAACACTGGCATATTTCTGAAAACTCTTTAAAACCTGTTCTTCTTCATCTTTATCGCGATCAATCAGTTCAGGAAAAGCACGAACGCCTATGATGTCACAGTATTGAGAAAGTACCCCGGCAGCTTCTTTAATGTGTTCAGCTTTATCTGAATTCATGATCGCTCCATCTTCAAATTCCAGCGCCCATCCATCTTTTCCTGCATTCATCGTCATCACATCCATCCCAAGTAGCTTCCCGGCTTTTTCGGTGCTTAGACGCGTACGAAGGCTCGGATTAAAAAATAACAATCCAAGGGTTTTTCCCTTTCCAAGTTCCAGGCTGGTATTGCTTTTTTTCAGTTCTAATGCCTGGTTAATCAGTTCCTGAATATTTTGAATATCGTGAGTTGAAAAATAATTTTTCATGAAAAATCTTATACTTTAATGGTTTTCGAGAGCCGTTTTCAATGCTTTGAAAAAAGCCTCAAAATGTTCTTTTTGAATGTTCAATGGCGGAAGAATTCGCAGCAGTTTTTTATTGCTCGCAGCTCCTGTGAAGATCTGGTAATTGAAAAGCAGGTCTTTTCTTAAAGCAGCTACTTCAAAATCGAATTCCAGACCGATCATGAGTCCGCGGCCTTTAACTTTTTTGATCTGCGGAATCTCTTTGGCTTTCTGCTGAATATATTCTGAAAGTTCTGATGCGTTCTCGATCAGGTTCTCTTTTTCAATGACATCTAAAACTGAAATCCCAGCTGCGCAGGCCAGGTGATTTCCGCCGAAAGTCG contains the following coding sequences:
- the argB gene encoding acetylglutamate kinase; the encoded protein is MKQLKVIKIGGKLIEDEGKLADFLNDFAKLKGPKILVHGGGNMATEIAGKLGYETKMVDGRRITDENSMAVITMVYGGLINKNIVAKLQNRNVNAIGLCGADGKAIVSKKRPVKEIDFGFVGDIENINSEFILNLLEQGITPVFSAISYSETGELFNTNADSVASEIAVAMSKEMETELLYCFEKKGVLADIDNETSIIEKIDAEEYQSLLEQKVISDGMLPKLHNCFQAIEKGVQTVRLGDMHLLRPESKHTKILSS
- the leuD gene encoding 3-isopropylmalate dehydratase small subunit; translation: MEKFTTLTDTVVPLDMENVDTDQIIPARFLKATDKAGFGDNLFRDWRFNKDGSVNEEFALNDPTYKGSILVAGNNFGCGSSREHAAWAIKGYGFKVVVSSYFADIFKGNALNNGLLPVQVSEDFLQDIFTAVTANPSEEIKVDLENQEIEITGTGEKESFKIDPYKKTCLINGYDDIDFLVSKLDAIKNYEKEKSSSEKLEKTV
- the leuB gene encoding 3-isopropylmalate dehydrogenase codes for the protein MKLNIAVLPGDGIGPEIVQQSVKVLTAVADRFDHDFYFEEAVVGAAAIDLLGNPLPDATLELCKNSDAVLFGAIGDPKYDNDPSAKVRPEQGLLKLRKELGLFANIRPVKAYDALIDRSPLKAENIKGADMVIFRELTGGIYFGEKSTSKDGQTASDLCTYSVTEIERIARLAFEAAKTRGKKVTLVDKANVLETSRLWRKTVTTLAEKEFPEIDLDFLFVDNAAMQMILNPKQFDVILTENMFGDIISDEASVIGGSIGLLESASVGAEVALFEPIHGSYPQAAGKGIANPVASILSAAMLLENFGLNAEALSIRKAVEMSIALNVCTPDINKDNHYSTSKVGDFLESVISDTENHMINNENLNFGQMTII
- a CDS encoding N-acetylornithine carbamoyltransferase — encoded protein: MKNYFSTHDIQNIQELINQALELKKSNTSLELGKGKTLGLLFFNPSLRTRLSTEKAGKLLGMDVMTMNAGKDGWALEFEDGAIMNSDKAEHIKEAAGVLSQYCDIIGVRAFPELIDRDKDEEEQVLKSFQKYASVPVINLESATGHPLQALTDAITITELKDKPKPKVVLTWAPHTKALPQSVPNSFAEIMQKIDVDFVITNPKGYDLNPKVTGDVKVIHDQEEALKDADFVYVKNWSSYENYGKVLSTEKDWTFNQQKLKHTNNAKVMHCLPVRRNVVIADDVLDSPNAVVLQQAGNRTFAAQAVMKRILENLD
- a CDS encoding M20 family metallo-hydrolase: MKLEELQQKANELLKDLIQTQSFSGEEEHTAQLLENWMQDFGIQYERHLNNVWAKNDHFDDSKPTLLLNSHHDTVRPNKGYTRDPFKAEIIDGKLFGLGSNDAGGCLVSLLATFTWFYQYDELDYNIIFAGTAEEETNGKNGIACMLPIMPKIDVAIVGEPTLMNLAIAEKGLVVFDAKVKGTPSHAAHPNDNNCIYKSAKALQWFENFSFPQISEVLGEVKLTVTQIKAGTQHNVVPADVDLVIDVRVNDKYSNAEVAEILQKQAPVDEIVPRSLRLNSSSIPKDHILVKAGIELGMETYGSPTLSDQAMLSCPSLKLGPGDSTRSHSADEFIYVKEIEEGIEKYIKLLEKALER
- the argH gene encoding argininosuccinate lyase, whose translation is MKLWDKGISIDKKIEKFTVGNDRELDMFLAEYDLTASEAHAKMLGKVGILSEKEVEDLVAEIDNLKQQLQNGNFVIEKDFEDVHSKIEYELTQILGYTGKKIHTARSRNDQVLVAMQLYFKDNLQEIIAKTKNLISILLDLAEEHKEKVLPGYTHLQVAMPSSFGLWFSAYAEILIDDLYLLEAGMKVVDQNPLGSAAGYGSSFPIDRQFTTDELGFATLKYNVVAAQMSRGKCERTVTSNITSIANTLSRFAMDICLYMSQNFSFISFPDELTTGSSIMPHKKNPDVFELIRGKCNKLQSISNEMILITNNLPSGYHRDYQLIKENSIYSVENMKEILDIFSHSIAQIEVNDISLSDEKYKYLFTVDSINDLVMQGQSFRDAYKEIGGQVQNNTYEPVALKEHTHLGSKDNLALEEIRKKMS